The following proteins come from a genomic window of Pyxidicoccus sp. MSG2:
- the hemB gene encoding porphobilinogen synthase → MAYPVHRPRRLRRNPVLRDMVRETRLSPGDFIYPLFVVEGRDVRRPIASMPGIFNLSVEHAVAEARQAKALGIPSVLLFGIPNHKDAHGSQAYAKDGIVQRAIREIKAAEPDLQVIADVCLCEYTDHGHCGVLEEGHVVNDATLPLLAQMAVSCAQAGADIIAPSDMMDGRVAAIRRSLDEVRLTEVPILSYAAKYASGFYGPFREAAQSAPKSGDRRGYQMDPGNVREALKEVALDVEEGADMIMVKPALAYLDIIRAVRERFELPVVSYNVSGEYSMLKAAGQNGWIDYERVMMETLTSIKRAGSDLIITYHALEAAKLL, encoded by the coding sequence ATGGCCTATCCCGTCCATCGCCCCCGCCGCCTCCGTCGTAACCCCGTCCTGCGAGACATGGTGCGCGAGACGCGCCTGTCGCCGGGCGACTTCATCTATCCGCTCTTCGTCGTGGAAGGCCGGGACGTGCGCCGTCCCATCGCCTCCATGCCGGGCATCTTCAACCTGTCCGTCGAGCACGCCGTCGCCGAGGCCCGGCAGGCGAAGGCCCTGGGCATCCCCTCCGTCCTCCTGTTCGGAATCCCGAACCACAAGGACGCGCACGGCTCCCAGGCCTACGCGAAGGACGGCATCGTCCAGCGCGCCATCCGCGAAATCAAAGCCGCCGAGCCGGACCTGCAGGTCATCGCCGACGTGTGCCTCTGCGAGTACACGGACCATGGCCACTGCGGCGTGCTGGAGGAGGGCCACGTCGTCAACGACGCCACGCTGCCGCTGCTCGCGCAGATGGCCGTCTCCTGCGCCCAGGCCGGCGCGGACATCATCGCTCCGTCGGACATGATGGACGGCCGCGTGGCCGCCATCCGCCGCTCGCTCGACGAGGTTCGCCTCACCGAGGTGCCCATCCTCTCCTACGCGGCCAAGTACGCCTCCGGCTTCTACGGCCCCTTCCGCGAGGCAGCCCAGAGCGCGCCCAAGTCCGGCGACCGCCGCGGCTACCAGATGGACCCCGGCAACGTGCGCGAGGCCCTGAAGGAGGTCGCCCTGGACGTGGAGGAGGGCGCGGACATGATCATGGTGAAGCCCGCGCTGGCCTACCTGGACATCATCCGCGCCGTGCGCGAGCGCTTCGAGCTGCCCGTGGTCAGCTACAACGTGTCCGGCGAGTACTCCATGCTCAAGGCCGCCGGGCAGAACGGCTGGATTGATTACGAGCGGGTGATGATGGAGACGCTCACGTCCATCAAGCGCGCGGGCTCGGACCTCATCATCACCTACCACGCCCTGGAAGCCGCGAAGCTCCTGTAG
- a CDS encoding P1 family peptidase — MVHIPEETGPRVRARELGLPLGRFKPGKFNAITDVEGVLVGHSTIIKGEGPLRPGHGPVRTGVTAIMPNNGNIFMERMNGGGFVLNGAGEVSGMTQLMEWGLIETPILLTNTMAVGAVSDGVARHQVERYPGIGDEHDVIIPVVGECDDSWLNDIAGRHVREEHVYEAILSAKTGPVAEGNVGGGTGMVTCDFKGGIGTSSRKLPEVLGGYTLGVLVMSNFGKMHNLRVGGLPVGEVLAEKFKDTPKRGHTYGSIIAVVATDAPLLSHQINRLCKRVALGIGRVGSYAAHGSGEIVVGFSTANIIPRRTQKMVYKLKILLDQRLDPLYEAVMEATEEAILNAMCMATSMTGVNGNHSPALPLDEVRRALDAFKPIFASVKKRPQQSSAPVSRERPSDEDREGEVTVSSARPTQVRGAEGIPFPTRPAPDEPSEEAPGEAPEPPPEGSSSGSPSGSDT, encoded by the coding sequence ATGGTGCACATCCCCGAGGAGACCGGGCCCCGCGTCCGTGCCCGTGAGCTGGGACTTCCGCTGGGACGCTTCAAGCCCGGGAAGTTCAACGCCATCACCGACGTGGAAGGGGTGCTCGTCGGGCACAGCACCATCATCAAGGGCGAGGGCCCGCTGCGGCCCGGTCATGGCCCGGTGCGCACGGGCGTGACGGCCATCATGCCCAACAACGGCAACATCTTCATGGAGCGCATGAACGGAGGCGGCTTCGTGCTCAACGGCGCGGGCGAGGTCTCCGGCATGACGCAACTCATGGAGTGGGGCCTCATCGAGACACCCATCCTCCTCACCAACACCATGGCGGTGGGCGCGGTGTCCGACGGCGTGGCCCGCCACCAGGTGGAGCGCTACCCCGGCATCGGCGACGAGCACGACGTCATCATCCCCGTGGTGGGCGAGTGCGACGACTCGTGGCTCAACGACATCGCCGGCCGGCACGTGCGCGAGGAGCACGTCTACGAGGCCATCCTCAGCGCGAAGACGGGCCCCGTGGCCGAGGGCAACGTGGGCGGCGGCACCGGCATGGTGACGTGCGACTTCAAGGGCGGCATCGGCACGTCCTCCCGGAAACTTCCGGAGGTGCTCGGCGGCTACACCCTGGGCGTGCTGGTGATGTCCAACTTCGGGAAGATGCACAACCTGAGGGTGGGCGGCCTGCCGGTGGGCGAGGTGCTGGCCGAGAAGTTCAAGGACACGCCCAAGCGCGGCCACACGTACGGCTCCATCATCGCCGTGGTGGCCACGGACGCGCCGCTGTTGAGCCATCAAATCAACCGCCTGTGCAAGCGCGTGGCGCTGGGCATCGGCCGGGTGGGCAGCTACGCGGCGCACGGCTCGGGCGAAATCGTCGTCGGCTTCTCCACCGCGAACATCATCCCCAGGCGCACGCAGAAGATGGTCTACAAGCTGAAGATCCTCCTGGATCAGCGGCTGGACCCCCTCTACGAGGCGGTGATGGAGGCCACCGAGGAGGCCATCCTCAACGCCATGTGCATGGCCACGTCCATGACGGGCGTGAATGGCAACCACAGCCCGGCGCTGCCCCTGGACGAGGTCCGGCGCGCCCTGGACGCCTTCAAGCCGATTTTCGCCTCGGTGAAGAAGCGCCCCCAGCAGAGCAGCGCCCCCGTGTCCCGCGAGCGGCCGAGCGACGAGGACCGGGAGGGGGAGGTGACGGTGTCCTCCGCCAGACCCACCCAGGTCCGGGGGGCGGAGGGGATTCCGTTCCCCACCCGGCCGGCCCCGGATGAGCCCTCGGAGGAGGCTCCGGGGGAGGCTCCGGAACCCCCTCCAGAGGGTTCCTCTTCCGGGAGCCCATCCGGTTCTGATACGTAG
- a CDS encoding AI-2E family transporter, with translation MGETRRWSNYVFAGLFAFALILFSRILLPFLMPVLLGGFLVVLFMPVQDYLGQKLRGRKSLAAGLSTLTVFLLILAPLALVGWMVAKELLQFVGQAQDLLEQVDLRHQFASSLPRGLSRYIRFDPESAETERALMTAVTGGAALLGDVATAGAELVVNMFLMTVAMYYFFLDGRRLVAEVMRLVPLDKRYFEAFAREFTDVAYAIVYGNTVTALIQGAVGFVGLLIAGVPHAGVWGAAMVLVALVPVGGTALVWGPIGVILIATNKVTEGVFLLSWGTFLVGSIDNVIRPKLCGARMALHPLLVFLSMFGGLAVFGMMGLLVGPLIASIFMAMVRIYRRDFLGIGRAEHLAATQAAADSSPSLVPDMESTMPVGGTGLGAPATMNA, from the coding sequence GTGGGTGAAACTCGGCGGTGGTCGAACTACGTGTTCGCGGGGCTCTTTGCCTTCGCGTTGATTCTCTTCTCCAGGATTCTTCTTCCGTTCCTCATGCCGGTGTTGCTGGGCGGCTTCCTGGTCGTCCTCTTCATGCCGGTCCAGGACTACCTGGGCCAGAAGCTGCGGGGCCGCAAGTCGCTCGCGGCCGGGTTGTCCACCCTCACGGTGTTCCTGCTCATCCTGGCCCCGCTGGCGCTGGTGGGGTGGATGGTGGCGAAGGAACTGCTCCAGTTCGTGGGGCAGGCGCAGGACCTGCTGGAGCAGGTGGACCTGCGTCACCAGTTCGCCTCTTCGCTGCCCCGGGGTTTGAGCCGGTACATCCGGTTCGACCCGGAGAGCGCGGAGACGGAGCGGGCGCTGATGACGGCGGTGACGGGCGGGGCGGCGCTGCTCGGTGACGTGGCGACCGCGGGCGCGGAGCTGGTCGTCAACATGTTCCTGATGACCGTGGCCATGTACTACTTCTTCCTCGACGGCCGCCGGCTGGTGGCCGAGGTGATGCGCCTCGTCCCGCTGGACAAGCGCTACTTCGAGGCCTTCGCGCGGGAGTTCACCGACGTCGCGTACGCGATTGTCTACGGCAACACGGTGACGGCGCTCATCCAGGGGGCGGTGGGCTTCGTGGGGTTGCTCATCGCCGGGGTGCCGCATGCGGGGGTGTGGGGCGCGGCCATGGTGCTGGTGGCGCTGGTGCCGGTGGGCGGCACGGCGCTGGTGTGGGGGCCCATCGGCGTGATTCTCATCGCGACGAACAAGGTGACGGAGGGCGTGTTCCTCCTGTCCTGGGGCACCTTCCTGGTGGGCAGCATCGACAACGTCATCCGCCCGAAGCTGTGCGGGGCGCGCATGGCGCTGCACCCGCTGCTCGTCTTCCTGTCCATGTTCGGCGGGCTGGCGGTGTTCGGGATGATGGGGCTGCTGGTGGGGCCGCTCATCGCCTCCATCTTCATGGCCATGGTGCGCATCTACCGGCGTGACTTCCTCGGCATCGGCCGCGCGGAGCACCTGGCGGCGACGCAGGCGGCGGCGGACTCGTCGCCGTCCCTGGTGCCGGATATGGAGTCGACGATGCCGGTGGGCGGCACGGGCCTGGGCGCTCCGGCGACGATGAACGCCTGA
- a CDS encoding D-alanine--D-alanine ligase family protein — MRIALTHNLRLSDSEEEAEFDTQETVNALAAAIERLGHRLERFEVSGPASRTVARLEAYSPDLIFNTAEGRRGRFREAFYPALFDELGFPYTGSDAYALALTLDKQLTKLVLTKQGIRTPGWQYVEKLSELTAENLRFPVIVKPNFEGSSKGITQDSIAETLDEVRIKVAAALEKYPAGVLVEEYITGRDLTVPFLAAVDNDYDGVLTPVEYVVDPAVTAGRKYAIYDYELKTKKENAVSVRAPAQIPTRTAEDVRKMAQKIFQALDTRDLGRIDFRLSDAGVPYFLEINALPSLEPGAGIYSSAELDGLHFDGVINSIIQSAAKRHKIKDGKRQGKPARKTGPLRVGFTYNVKRVKPMATSESVEDSEAEYDSPNTLQAIREAIASWGHEVIDLEATAELPTVLSSTPLDVVFNIAEGFKGRNRESQVPALLELLDIPYTGSDPATLSIALDKALAKKIVRQAGILTPNFQLMATGKERLNKEFTSFPLIVKPVAEGSSKGVVTKSVCYSEAELREVVREIASKYQQPALIEEYIGGREFTVGLLGERRPRVLPPMEIVFLDKEEKNPVYSFQHKLDWTDRIRYDAPAKIEPALLEKLRTAARSSFMALGCRDVARIDFRMDDKGRIYFIECNPLPGLTPGWSDLVLIAQGAGMDYRGLIGEIMAPAIRRYKEREARRAATETPSVLRKGPPLDEQGAPAAASSSSSGSSTGGSGGGGEPPTRMEAKA, encoded by the coding sequence GTGCGCATCGCGCTGACCCACAACCTCAGGCTGTCCGATTCGGAAGAAGAAGCGGAGTTCGACACCCAGGAGACGGTCAACGCACTGGCCGCCGCGATTGAACGGCTCGGTCACCGGCTGGAGCGCTTCGAGGTCAGCGGTCCCGCCTCGCGCACCGTGGCGCGGCTGGAGGCGTACAGCCCGGACCTCATCTTCAACACCGCCGAAGGCCGGCGCGGCCGCTTCCGTGAGGCCTTCTACCCGGCCCTCTTCGACGAGCTCGGCTTCCCGTACACGGGCTCGGACGCGTACGCGCTGGCGCTGACGCTGGACAAGCAGCTCACCAAGCTGGTCCTCACCAAGCAGGGCATCCGCACTCCGGGCTGGCAGTACGTGGAGAAGCTCAGCGAGCTGACCGCGGAGAACCTGCGCTTCCCCGTCATCGTGAAGCCCAACTTCGAGGGCTCCTCCAAGGGCATCACCCAGGACTCCATCGCGGAGACGCTGGACGAGGTGCGCATCAAGGTGGCCGCCGCGCTGGAGAAGTACCCCGCCGGCGTGCTGGTGGAGGAGTACATCACCGGCAGGGACCTCACGGTGCCGTTCCTGGCCGCGGTGGACAACGACTACGACGGCGTGCTCACGCCGGTGGAGTACGTGGTGGACCCGGCCGTCACGGCGGGGCGCAAGTACGCCATCTACGACTACGAGCTGAAGACGAAGAAGGAGAACGCCGTCAGCGTGCGCGCGCCCGCGCAGATTCCGACGCGCACCGCCGAGGACGTGCGGAAGATGGCGCAGAAGATCTTCCAGGCGCTCGACACGAGAGACCTCGGCCGCATCGACTTCCGCCTCAGCGACGCGGGCGTGCCGTACTTCCTGGAGATCAACGCGCTGCCCAGCCTGGAGCCGGGCGCGGGCATCTACTCCTCCGCGGAGCTGGACGGGCTGCACTTCGACGGAGTCATCAACTCCATCATCCAGAGCGCGGCGAAGCGCCACAAAATCAAGGACGGCAAGCGCCAGGGCAAGCCGGCGCGCAAGACAGGCCCGCTGCGCGTGGGCTTCACCTACAACGTCAAGCGCGTGAAGCCCATGGCCACCTCCGAGTCGGTGGAGGACAGCGAGGCCGAGTACGACTCGCCCAACACGCTGCAGGCCATCCGCGAGGCGATTGCGTCCTGGGGCCACGAGGTCATCGACCTGGAGGCCACCGCGGAGCTGCCCACCGTGCTGTCCAGCACGCCGCTGGACGTCGTCTTCAACATCGCCGAGGGCTTCAAGGGCCGTAACCGCGAGAGCCAGGTCCCGGCCCTGCTGGAGCTGCTCGACATCCCGTACACCGGCTCCGACCCGGCGACGCTGTCCATTGCGTTGGACAAGGCCCTGGCGAAGAAGATCGTCCGGCAGGCCGGCATCCTCACGCCCAACTTCCAGCTGATGGCCACGGGCAAGGAGCGCCTCAACAAGGAGTTCACCTCCTTCCCGCTCATCGTGAAGCCGGTGGCGGAGGGCAGCTCCAAGGGCGTCGTCACCAAGAGCGTCTGCTACAGCGAGGCGGAGCTGCGCGAGGTGGTGCGCGAGATTGCCAGCAAGTACCAGCAGCCCGCGCTCATCGAGGAGTACATCGGCGGGCGTGAGTTCACCGTGGGCCTCTTGGGCGAGCGCCGCCCGCGCGTGCTGCCGCCGATGGAGATCGTCTTCCTCGACAAGGAGGAGAAGAACCCCGTCTACAGCTTCCAGCACAAGCTCGATTGGACGGACCGCATCCGCTACGACGCGCCGGCGAAGATCGAGCCCGCGCTGCTGGAGAAGCTGCGGACGGCGGCGCGCAGCTCGTTCATGGCGCTGGGGTGCCGCGACGTGGCGCGCATCGACTTCCGCATGGACGACAAGGGCCGCATCTACTTCATCGAGTGCAACCCGCTGCCCGGCCTGACGCCGGGCTGGAGCGACCTGGTGCTCATCGCCCAGGGTGCCGGCATGGACTACCGGGGCCTCATCGGCGAAATCATGGCCCCCGCCATCCGCCGCTACAAGGAGCGCGAGGCGCGCCGCGCGGCCACCGAGACGCCCTCGGTGCTGCGCAAGGGCCCGCCGCTGGACGAGCAGGGCGCACCGGCCGCCGCGTCGTCCTCGTCGTCGGGGAGCAGCACCGGCGGCTCCGGTGGCGGCGGCGAGCCGCCCACGCGCATGGAAGCCAAGGCCTGA
- a CDS encoding ABC transporter ATP-binding protein: MTVTARAPAIEVRGLRKTYHRAFRKTGNDALKGMDLSVPEGSAFGLIGPNGAGKTTFIKSILGIVQPTAGTVRVLGGSPEDPRIRARIGYLPERLHLPGSWTATAFLSTVTRLKGLKSDAQGNSRLLERVGLAEAAGRKIGGYSKGMRQRLGLAAALVGTPSLLILDEPTDGIDPMGRLEVRRILLEEVQKGTTLFLNSHLLAETERVCDRVAILADGRVLREGRLEDLARGGARWMVRFAPGVDAGALGAAGFTRGSADGVYHVEAEDPAALNAAVDRARAAGALLVELRRDGADLESVLLGTVAPANTVGVAA; the protein is encoded by the coding sequence ATGACCGTGACAGCCAGAGCGCCAGCCATCGAGGTAAGGGGACTGCGGAAGACGTACCACCGGGCCTTCCGCAAGACGGGGAACGATGCCCTCAAGGGCATGGACCTGAGCGTGCCGGAGGGGAGCGCCTTCGGGCTCATCGGCCCCAACGGCGCGGGCAAGACGACGTTCATCAAGAGCATCCTCGGCATCGTCCAGCCCACGGCGGGCACGGTGCGGGTGCTGGGGGGCTCGCCCGAGGACCCGCGCATCCGCGCGCGCATCGGCTACCTGCCGGAGCGGCTGCACCTGCCGGGCTCGTGGACGGCGACGGCCTTCCTGTCCACCGTCACACGTTTGAAGGGCCTGAAGTCTGATGCGCAGGGGAATTCGCGCCTGCTGGAGCGCGTGGGCCTGGCGGAAGCGGCGGGCCGGAAGATTGGCGGCTACTCCAAGGGCATGCGGCAGCGGCTGGGGCTGGCGGCGGCGCTGGTGGGCACCCCTTCCCTGCTGATTCTCGACGAGCCCACGGACGGCATCGACCCCATGGGCCGCCTGGAGGTGCGCCGCATCCTCCTGGAGGAGGTGCAGAAGGGCACCACCCTCTTCCTCAACTCGCACCTGCTGGCGGAGACCGAGCGCGTGTGTGACCGCGTGGCCATCCTCGCGGACGGGCGCGTGCTGCGCGAGGGTCGGCTGGAGGACCTGGCGCGCGGCGGGGCCCGGTGGATGGTGCGCTTCGCGCCCGGTGTGGACGCGGGGGCCCTGGGCGCGGCGGGTTTCACGCGGGGCAGCGCGGACGGCGTGTACCACGTGGAGGCGGAGGACCCGGCGGCGCTCAACGCGGCGGTGGACCGGGCTCGCGCGGCCGGGGCACTGCTCGTGGAGTTGCGGCGGGATGGGGCTGACTTGGAGTCCGTGCTGCTGGGGACGGTGGCTCCGGCGAACACGGTGGGGGTGGCGGCTTGA
- a CDS encoding RDD family protein yields MSTDRERVFMTDSRGGSRVLRIVAADAEETGSPYPKASLFLRLGARVVDVAVAWGLYVVCGAAGAVVALLFLLLADGMIQGQSVGKRIFGVKVMHLPTRSAARHRDSTLRNAPLALVVLLGMMPAPLGWVAGLAGLVVIGGVEAWRVVRDPLGWRLGDTWAQTQVVDGKVVAGATVAARTPVAHQRAPGRIMSAAKVRRGRSLKKRKGQPCASR; encoded by the coding sequence GTGAGCACGGACCGCGAACGTGTGTTCATGACGGACAGCCGCGGTGGCAGCCGGGTGCTGCGCATCGTCGCGGCCGACGCGGAGGAGACCGGCTCGCCGTACCCCAAGGCCTCGCTCTTCCTGCGCCTGGGCGCCCGCGTGGTGGACGTGGCGGTGGCCTGGGGCCTCTACGTCGTATGCGGCGCGGCGGGTGCGGTGGTGGCGCTGCTCTTCCTGCTGCTGGCCGACGGCATGATTCAGGGCCAGAGCGTGGGCAAGCGCATCTTCGGTGTGAAGGTGATGCACCTGCCCACGCGCTCGGCGGCACGCCACCGCGACAGCACCCTGCGCAACGCGCCGCTCGCGCTCGTCGTCCTGCTGGGGATGATGCCCGCGCCGCTGGGCTGGGTGGCGGGGCTCGCGGGGCTGGTCGTCATCGGCGGGGTGGAGGCGTGGCGCGTGGTGAGGGATCCGCTCGGCTGGCGGCTCGGTGACACCTGGGCCCAGACGCAGGTGGTGGACGGGAAGGTTGTCGCGGGCGCAACCGTTGCAGCCCGCACGCCGGTGGCGCATCAGCGAGCACCGGGAAGAATCATGTCCGCGGCGAAGGTGCGCCGCGGTCGCTCGCTCAAGAAGAGAAAGGGGCAACCGTGCGCATCGCGCTGA